A genomic segment from Halorussus sp. MSC15.2 encodes:
- a CDS encoding 2Fe-2S iron-sulfur cluster-binding protein: protein MVDVLGLGLGLTLVLIVVALHYSEGTEWRTPDDISQEVLERRAETVAETDFPEPMNRSIGGGGGAVAVGGGAEGELEGEDDEDAGFDPAAISDDEVEYFDVEYVNEGETIEVANNETLLEAGEDEGWDLPYACRQGQCLSCGGKVQNGDATEYVQHSNNETLGEDEVEKGYVLTCTAYPTDDLALETNETP, encoded by the coding sequence ATGGTAGACGTACTGGGTCTGGGACTCGGGCTAACGCTCGTCCTCATCGTGGTGGCGCTCCACTACTCGGAGGGCACCGAGTGGCGGACTCCCGACGATATCTCCCAAGAGGTGCTCGAACGCCGAGCCGAGACCGTGGCGGAAACCGACTTCCCCGAACCGATGAACCGCTCCATCGGCGGCGGTGGCGGCGCGGTCGCGGTCGGCGGTGGTGCCGAAGGTGAACTCGAAGGCGAAGACGACGAGGACGCCGGTTTCGACCCCGCCGCCATCTCCGACGACGAGGTGGAGTACTTCGACGTCGAGTACGTCAACGAGGGCGAGACCATCGAAGTCGCCAACAACGAGACGCTGCTGGAAGCCGGTGAGGACGAAGGCTGGGACCTGCCCTACGCCTGTCGGCAGGGCCAGTGTCTCTCCTGTGGTGGCAAGGTTCAGAACGGCGACGCAACCGAGTACGTCCAACACAGCAACAACGAGACGCTCGGCGAGGACGAAGTCGAGAAGGGGTACGTCCTCACCTGCACCGCGTACCCGACCGACGACCTCGCACTCGAAACGAACGAGACGCCCTGA
- a CDS encoding ornithine cyclodeaminase family protein, which produces MVRILSDSQVADCLDLADLLPVVREAFVKQGRGEVERPDRPHFPVGAGLDGPDPAGTGLVMPAYLHGAAFYATKLVGVHEGNAERGLPTVNAQIALTEAGTGLPAAYLAGTRITNARTGCIGGLAAAELAVTPAAPDSGLTLALLGAGTQARWQARAIADATDLESVRIYSPSDSKDDCVADLREELDLPPDAIVTADSPEDAVRGANVVVTATTATDPVFPGAALDPGALVVAVGAYTAEMRELDAETFERASRVFADVPEEVAEIGDALEADLAADDLVPFSAVLEGRAGRDSGDDILVVESVGTAVLDAAAAEHVFGVAEEKGVGIEVSL; this is translated from the coding sequence ATGGTCCGCATCCTCTCAGACTCGCAGGTCGCCGACTGCCTCGACCTCGCCGACCTCTTGCCCGTCGTCCGCGAGGCGTTCGTCAAGCAGGGCCGGGGCGAAGTCGAACGCCCCGACCGACCGCACTTCCCGGTCGGGGCGGGACTCGACGGTCCCGACCCCGCGGGCACCGGTCTCGTCATGCCCGCGTACCTCCACGGGGCCGCGTTCTACGCGACGAAGTTGGTCGGGGTCCACGAGGGCAACGCAGAGCGCGGCCTGCCGACCGTCAACGCCCAAATAGCGCTCACCGAGGCCGGAACCGGTCTCCCGGCGGCCTACCTCGCGGGGACGAGAATCACCAACGCCCGGACGGGGTGCATCGGCGGACTCGCGGCGGCCGAACTCGCGGTAACTCCGGCGGCTCCGGACTCCGGCCTCACGCTCGCGCTCCTCGGCGCGGGCACGCAGGCGCGCTGGCAGGCCCGGGCTATCGCGGACGCGACCGACCTCGAATCGGTGCGCATCTACTCGCCCAGCGACTCGAAGGACGACTGCGTCGCCGACCTCCGCGAGGAACTCGACCTGCCCCCGGACGCAATCGTGACCGCCGACTCTCCAGAAGACGCAGTTAGGGGCGCGAACGTGGTCGTGACCGCGACGACAGCGACCGACCCCGTCTTCCCCGGCGCGGCGCTGGACCCCGGCGCACTCGTCGTCGCGGTCGGAGCCTACACCGCCGAGATGCGGGAGTTGGACGCCGAGACGTTCGAGCGCGCGAGTCGCGTCTTCGCCGACGTGCCAGAGGAGGTCGCAGAAATCGGGGACGCGCTAGAGGCCGACCTCGCGGCGGACGACCTCGTGCCCTTCTCGGCGGTGCTGGAGGGTCGGGCTGGCCGCGACTCCGGCGACGATATCCTCGTGGTCGAGAGCGTCGGAACTGCAGTGTTGGACGCGGCGGCCGCCGAACACGTCTTCGGGGTAGCCGAGGAGAAGGGCGTCGGCATCGAGGTTTCGCTGTAG
- a CDS encoding DUF892 family protein: MFEHELEGIYCAEHEIRDALENLESQVEHEDIEEAFRDHHEETQGHIDRLEEVIDRLSEPAEEEECEAIQGIITEQEHFAEEDPDQAVLDAFNLPAAQKVEHYEIAAYGSLAMLADRLRMDEAGDIFHENLEEEEATLEKLKDLAANFGYRQIAPD, from the coding sequence CTGTTCGAGCACGAACTGGAAGGCATCTACTGCGCCGAACACGAGATACGGGACGCGCTCGAAAACCTCGAATCACAGGTCGAACACGAAGACATCGAGGAGGCGTTCCGCGACCACCACGAGGAGACGCAGGGCCACATCGACCGCCTCGAAGAAGTAATCGATAGGCTCAGCGAACCCGCCGAAGAGGAAGAGTGCGAAGCGATTCAGGGTATCATCACCGAGCAGGAACACTTCGCCGAGGAGGACCCCGACCAAGCGGTCTTGGACGCGTTCAACCTCCCTGCCGCCCAGAAGGTTGAACACTACGAGATAGCCGCCTACGGGAGCCTCGCCATGCTAGCCGACCGACTCAGGATGGACGAGGCTGGCGATATCTTCCACGAGAACTTGGAGGAAGAAGAGGCCACGCTGGAGAAACTCAAAGACCTCGCGGCGAACTTCGGCTACCGGCAGATAGCCCCGGATTGA
- a CDS encoding creatininase family protein: MNLFDSTWTDADAAETDLALLPVGSTEQHGPHAPLGTDVLTAEAVAEAGADAYGGEVVVAPAIPVGVAAEHRQFTGTLWVSPDTFRDYVRETVASLAHHGWDRVVLVNGHGGNVGALREVAGTITREDDAYAVPFTWFDAVGDHGDEMGHGGPLETAMLRHVAPDLVAEERVAEAREGASDRWGEWVSYSNLTYDSAEFTENGVVGDPADGPAERGAELLELASEALGRLLEAVESRNVPLPPHK; the protein is encoded by the coding sequence ATGAACCTCTTCGACTCGACGTGGACCGACGCCGACGCCGCGGAGACCGACCTCGCGCTCCTGCCGGTCGGCAGCACCGAACAGCACGGTCCGCACGCGCCCCTCGGCACCGACGTACTCACCGCCGAGGCGGTCGCCGAGGCGGGCGCGGACGCCTACGGCGGCGAGGTAGTCGTCGCGCCGGCGATTCCGGTCGGAGTCGCGGCCGAACACCGCCAGTTCACCGGCACGCTCTGGGTCAGTCCCGACACGTTCCGGGACTACGTCCGCGAGACGGTCGCCAGTCTCGCCCACCACGGCTGGGACCGAGTGGTCCTCGTGAACGGCCACGGCGGCAACGTCGGCGCGCTCCGCGAGGTCGCGGGCACCATCACCCGCGAGGACGACGCCTACGCCGTCCCGTTCACGTGGTTCGACGCGGTCGGCGACCACGGCGACGAGATGGGCCACGGCGGACCGCTCGAAACCGCGATGCTGCGCCACGTCGCTCCGGACCTCGTGGCCGAGGAGCGCGTCGCGGAGGCCCGCGAAGGGGCCAGCGACCGGTGGGGCGAGTGGGTCAGCTACTCGAATCTGACGTACGACTCGGCGGAGTTCACGGAGAACGGCGTGGTCGGCGACCCCGCGGACGGTCCGGCCGAGCGCGGGGCGGAACTGCTGGAACTGGCGAGCGAGGCGCTGGGACGACTGCTCGAAGCCGTCGAATCGCGAAACGTACCCCTGCCGCCGCACAAGTAA
- a CDS encoding MATE family efflux transporter: MNTTSTDDTITEGGLLGPMFKLAWPIVVIQLLQVTYNIADTFWLGRLSADAVGALSLAFPLIFLLISIAGGFTTAGSILVAQYTGADSEGSAGKVAGQILTFVTLLAVALGALGYVATDSMLELLPSQGATTDQIIPLAGQYMEVFFLGLPFLFGFFVFTSLMRGYGDTRTPMRVMVVSVAMNVVLDPLLIFGVGPVPALGIETEILSGMGIEGAALATILSRGVASVLGFYVLFVARVGPDVQTRYLVPDLSYIWDIVRIGVPSTLEQSMSALAMITLTAMVVQFAPPVVSAYGLGNRLASLVFLPAMGLGRATNTMVGQNLGAGKSDRAERAAWIAAKVGAAVMFGVAVIAALFPEPIVSVFMATGTDAARETVRHGAEYLRIRSVEFTFMAILQVMLGAYRGAGNTKTAMAFSAVALWVGRVPTVYYLAFVADMGATGIWVGMALGNVLGAVAAALWFTRGTWKATVIDEDETPESDRAPPPGAEPEVSETGPTGPSDGK, from the coding sequence ATGAACACCACAAGCACCGACGATACGATTACCGAGGGTGGACTCCTCGGCCCGATGTTCAAACTGGCGTGGCCCATCGTCGTCATCCAGTTACTGCAGGTCACGTACAACATCGCAGACACGTTCTGGCTCGGGCGACTGTCGGCCGACGCGGTGGGCGCGCTGAGCCTCGCGTTTCCGCTCATCTTCCTGCTCATCTCCATCGCGGGCGGGTTCACGACCGCGGGGTCCATCCTCGTCGCACAGTACACGGGCGCGGACAGCGAAGGCTCCGCCGGAAAGGTCGCGGGCCAGATTCTGACGTTCGTCACGCTGCTGGCGGTCGCACTGGGCGCGCTCGGCTACGTCGCCACCGATTCGATGCTCGAACTGCTGCCGAGTCAGGGCGCGACCACCGACCAGATAATCCCGCTCGCGGGTCAGTACATGGAGGTGTTCTTCCTCGGTCTCCCGTTCCTGTTCGGCTTCTTCGTGTTCACGTCGCTGATGCGCGGGTACGGCGACACGAGGACGCCCATGCGCGTGATGGTGGTCTCGGTCGCGATGAACGTCGTCCTCGACCCCCTGCTCATCTTCGGGGTCGGTCCAGTTCCGGCGCTGGGCATCGAAACCGAGATACTCTCCGGGATGGGCATCGAGGGCGCGGCGCTGGCGACCATCCTCTCGCGCGGCGTCGCCAGCGTCCTCGGGTTCTACGTCCTGTTCGTCGCCAGAGTCGGACCGGACGTGCAGACGAGGTATCTCGTTCCGGACCTGAGCTACATCTGGGACATCGTGCGCATCGGCGTCCCCTCGACGCTCGAACAGTCGATGAGCGCGCTGGCGATGATAACGCTGACCGCGATGGTGGTCCAGTTCGCACCGCCGGTGGTCTCGGCCTACGGACTGGGCAACCGCCTCGCCTCGCTGGTCTTCCTCCCGGCGATGGGTCTCGGCCGGGCGACCAACACGATGGTGGGCCAGAACCTCGGCGCGGGCAAGTCCGACCGGGCCGAGCGCGCCGCGTGGATAGCCGCGAAGGTCGGCGCGGCCGTGATGTTCGGGGTCGCAGTAATCGCGGCGCTGTTCCCCGAACCCATCGTCTCGGTGTTCATGGCCACCGGCACCGACGCCGCCCGCGAGACGGTCCGCCACGGCGCGGAATACCTCCGGATTCGCTCGGTGGAGTTCACCTTCATGGCGATTCTGCAGGTCATGCTCGGGGCGTACCGCGGCGCGGGCAACACCAAGACCGCGATGGCGTTCTCGGCGGTGGCGCTCTGGGTCGGCCGGGTGCCGACGGTCTACTACCTCGCGTTCGTCGCGGACATGGGCGCGACCGGCATCTGGGTCGGGATGGCGCTGGGCAACGTCCTCGGAGCCGTCGCGGCCGCGCTGTGGTTCACCCGTGGGACGTGGAAGGCGACCGTCATCGACGAGGACGAGACGCCCGAGAGCGACCGAGCGCCGCCGCCGGGCGCGGAACCAGAGGTGTCGGAGACTGGACCCACAGGTCCATCGGACGGGAAGTAG
- a CDS encoding DJ-1/PfpI family protein, translated as MTTDIVVVVYEGFDEMDAIAPYEVFSHASDRGCDLDVSVRTLDSADRVTASHGLDVEVDGRLADADPDFVVVPGGGWNDRADTSAWAEAQRGDLPRALTDLHEDGVGLAAVCTGGMLLAEAGILDDRPAVTHASALDDLRETDAEVVDARVVDASGGTLSSGATPSDDGDVLTAGGVTSGLDLSLYLVGRICGEEVAEQVATEIEYEPREDVYVAREE; from the coding sequence GTGACCACCGACATCGTAGTCGTCGTCTACGAGGGGTTCGACGAGATGGACGCCATCGCTCCATACGAAGTGTTTTCGCACGCGAGCGACCGCGGGTGCGACCTCGACGTGAGCGTCCGCACGCTCGACTCGGCCGACCGAGTGACCGCCAGTCACGGTCTCGACGTCGAGGTAGACGGCCGACTCGCCGACGCGGACCCCGATTTCGTGGTCGTCCCCGGCGGCGGGTGGAACGACCGCGCAGATACAAGCGCGTGGGCCGAGGCCCAGCGCGGCGACCTCCCGCGAGCGCTCACAGACCTCCACGAGGACGGGGTCGGACTCGCGGCGGTCTGCACCGGCGGGATGCTTCTCGCGGAGGCAGGGATTCTGGACGACCGTCCTGCGGTCACGCACGCGAGCGCACTGGACGACCTCCGGGAGACCGACGCCGAAGTCGTGGACGCCCGCGTAGTGGACGCCTCCGGTGGCACTCTGTCGAGCGGTGCCACGCCGTCGGACGACGGCGACGTACTGACCGCGGGCGGCGTCACCTCGGGACTCGACCTGTCGCTGTATCTGGTCGGGCGAATCTGCGGCGAAGAGGTCGCCGAGCAGGTAGCGACCGAAATCGAGTACGAACCGCGCGAGGACGTGTACGTCGCCCGCGAGGAGTGA